A genomic window from Nocardioides sp. BP30 includes:
- the pntB gene encoding Re/Si-specific NAD(P)(+) transhydrogenase subunit beta — translation MTVTALATAAYVIAALLFILSLAGLSKHESAQRGWTYGVIGMAVAIIATAILVIHDATDGIGSGGGLAITLMVIAVVVGGVIGLWRARIVQMTGMPELIALLHSFVGLAAVLIGWVGHREGVVTHLGVGYPQSLWNIHNAEIAVGIFIGAVTFTGSIVANLKLSARIKSSPLMLPGKNLINVGALVVFAILTVVYLVVDRNDTTGGGTFVLALLTLVALALGLHLVASIGGGDMPVVVSMLNSYSGWAAAASGFLLDNDLLIVTGALVGSSGAYLSYIMCQAMNRSFLSVIAGGFGIEAPAGSDTDYGEHREINAEAAADLLAAASNVVITPGYGMAVAQAQYPVAELVRSLQARGVDVKFGIHPVAGRLPGHMNVLLAEAKVPYDIVLEMDEINDDLAAADVVLVIGANDTVNPAAAEDPSSPIAGMPVLRVWEAREVIVFKRSMAAGYAGVQNPLFFRDNSQMLFGDAKSKVEEILAALNSRVPV, via the coding sequence ATGACCGTGACCGCCCTGGCCACTGCTGCCTACGTGATCGCCGCGCTGCTCTTCATCCTCTCCCTGGCCGGCCTGTCCAAGCACGAGTCCGCCCAGCGGGGCTGGACCTACGGCGTCATCGGGATGGCGGTGGCCATCATCGCCACGGCGATCCTGGTCATCCACGACGCCACCGACGGCATCGGCTCCGGTGGCGGGCTCGCGATCACCCTGATGGTCATCGCCGTCGTCGTCGGCGGGGTGATCGGGCTGTGGCGTGCCCGGATCGTGCAGATGACCGGCATGCCCGAGCTGATCGCGCTGCTGCACTCCTTCGTGGGGCTCGCAGCGGTGCTGATCGGGTGGGTCGGCCACCGCGAGGGCGTCGTCACCCACCTCGGCGTCGGCTACCCGCAGTCGCTGTGGAACATCCACAACGCCGAGATCGCGGTCGGCATCTTCATCGGTGCGGTCACCTTCACCGGCTCGATCGTGGCCAACCTGAAGCTGTCGGCCCGGATCAAGTCCTCGCCCCTGATGCTGCCGGGCAAGAACCTGATCAACGTCGGCGCGCTGGTCGTCTTCGCGATCCTGACGGTCGTCTACCTGGTCGTGGACCGCAACGACACCACCGGTGGTGGGACGTTCGTGCTCGCCCTGCTCACCCTGGTCGCGCTGGCGCTGGGCCTGCACCTGGTCGCCTCCATCGGCGGCGGTGACATGCCGGTCGTCGTCTCGATGCTCAACAGCTACTCCGGCTGGGCCGCCGCGGCCTCGGGCTTCCTGCTGGACAACGACCTCCTGATCGTCACCGGCGCGCTGGTGGGTTCCTCGGGTGCCTACCTGTCCTACATCATGTGCCAGGCGATGAACCGCTCGTTCCTCTCCGTCATCGCCGGCGGCTTCGGTATCGAGGCCCCCGCCGGCAGCGACACCGACTACGGCGAGCACCGCGAGATCAACGCCGAGGCCGCCGCCGACCTGCTCGCCGCCGCCTCCAACGTGGTGATCACGCCGGGCTACGGCATGGCGGTCGCGCAGGCGCAGTACCCGGTCGCCGAGCTCGTCCGCTCGCTGCAGGCCCGCGGAGTCGACGTGAAGTTCGGCATCCACCCGGTCGCGGGCCGCCTGCCCGGACACATGAACGTGCTGCTGGCCGAGGCCAAGGTGCCCTACGACATCGTGCTGGAGATGGACGAGATCAACGACGACCTCGCCGCCGCCGACGTGGTGCTGGTGATCGGCGCCAACGACACCGTCAACCCCGCCGCCGCCGAGGACCCGTCCTCGCCGATCGCGGGCATGCCGGTGCTGCGGGTGTGGGAGGCGCGCGAGGTGATCGTGTTCAAGCGCTCGATGGCAGCCGGGTACGCAGGCGTGCAGAACCCGCTGTTCTTCCGCGACAACAGCCAGATGCTCTTCGGCGACGCCAAGAGCAAGGTCGAGGAGATCCTGGCCGCGCTCAACAGCCGCGTCCCGGTCTGA
- a CDS encoding Re/Si-specific NAD(P)(+) transhydrogenase subunit alpha translates to MLIGVTRETRPGETRVAATPTTVGQLVKLGYEVLVETGAGELSSFADEAYVEAGARIGSVADAWGADVVFRVNGPTLEEVGLLRSGTTVVALLAPAQSPDLLAALAARNVTALAMDAVPRISRAQSLDVLSSMANIAGYRAVIEAAHHFGRFFTGQVTAAGKVPPAKVLVAGAGVAGLAAIGAASSLGAIVRATDPRPEVADQVKSLGGEYLPVVVPAEEQQVSSDGYAKATSEAYNAAAARLYSEQAADVDILITTALIPGRPAPRLITAADVAAMKPGSVVVDMAAGRGEGGQGGNVEGSVAGEVVTTDHGVTIIGYTDLAGRLPAQASQLYGTNLVNLMKLLTPAKDGRLVLDFDDVVQRGLTVTHGGANGGEVLWPPPPVQVSAAPAATPAEPVEAKPATRPASAAARFGWSLVGIAIFGLIVAFAPEPLPQHFTVLMLSIVIGYYVIGKVAHALHTPLMSVTNAISGVVVVGALLQLPTVTGDRTIQLLAGLAVLLASINVFGGFAVTRRMLAMFGSSTASKGN, encoded by the coding sequence ATGCTGATCGGAGTGACTCGTGAGACCCGCCCCGGGGAGACCCGCGTGGCGGCGACACCGACGACGGTGGGCCAGCTGGTCAAGCTCGGCTACGAGGTGCTGGTCGAGACGGGCGCGGGCGAGCTCTCCTCCTTCGCCGACGAGGCGTACGTCGAGGCCGGCGCGCGGATCGGCTCGGTCGCCGACGCGTGGGGCGCCGACGTGGTGTTCCGGGTGAACGGGCCGACGCTCGAGGAGGTCGGCCTGCTGCGGTCGGGCACGACGGTGGTGGCGCTGCTGGCGCCCGCGCAGTCGCCGGACCTGTTGGCCGCCCTGGCCGCGCGCAACGTGACAGCGCTGGCGATGGACGCGGTGCCGCGGATCTCGCGAGCGCAGTCCCTGGACGTGCTCTCCTCGATGGCGAACATCGCGGGCTACCGCGCGGTCATCGAGGCCGCCCACCACTTCGGCCGGTTCTTCACCGGCCAGGTCACCGCGGCGGGCAAGGTGCCGCCGGCGAAGGTGCTGGTCGCCGGTGCCGGGGTGGCGGGGCTGGCCGCGATCGGCGCCGCCTCCTCGCTGGGCGCCATCGTGCGGGCCACCGACCCGCGGCCCGAGGTCGCCGACCAGGTCAAGTCGCTGGGTGGGGAGTACCTGCCGGTAGTCGTGCCGGCCGAGGAACAGCAGGTCTCCTCCGACGGGTACGCGAAGGCCACCTCCGAGGCCTACAACGCTGCCGCCGCGCGGCTCTACTCCGAGCAGGCCGCTGACGTCGACATCCTCATCACCACCGCGCTCATCCCCGGGCGTCCCGCGCCGCGGCTGATCACCGCCGCCGACGTGGCGGCGATGAAGCCGGGCTCGGTGGTGGTGGACATGGCCGCCGGCCGTGGGGAAGGAGGTCAGGGCGGCAACGTGGAGGGCTCCGTCGCGGGCGAGGTGGTCACCACCGATCACGGTGTGACGATCATCGGCTACACCGATCTCGCCGGCAGGCTGCCGGCGCAGGCCTCGCAGCTGTACGGCACCAATCTGGTGAACCTGATGAAGCTGCTCACGCCGGCCAAGGACGGCCGTCTCGTGCTGGACTTCGACGACGTCGTCCAGCGCGGTCTGACGGTCACGCACGGCGGCGCGAACGGCGGCGAGGTGCTGTGGCCACCGCCGCCGGTGCAGGTCAGCGCGGCACCGGCGGCCACGCCCGCCGAGCCTGTCGAGGCGAAGCCCGCGACGAGGCCGGCCTCGGCAGCGGCTCGCTTCGGCTGGAGCCTGGTCGGGATCGCGATCTTCGGGCTGATCGTGGCCTTCGCCCCCGAGCCGCTGCCGCAGCACTTCACCGTCCTGATGCTCTCGATCGTCATCGGCTACTACGTCATCGGCAAGGTCGCCCACGCCCTGCACACCCCGCTGATGAGCGTCACCAACGCCATCTCGGGCGTCGTGGTGGTCGGCGCGCTGCTGCAGCTGCCGACCGTCACCGGCGATCGGACGATCCAGCTGCTCGCGGGCCTGGCCGTACTGCTCGCCTCGATCAACGTCTTCGGTGGCTTCGCCGTCACCCGCAGGATGCTCGCCATGTTCGGCTCCAGCACCGCCTCGAAGGGGAACTGA
- a CDS encoding lipoate--protein ligase family protein: MHGEFKVPGGKLVVIDGEVEDGRLRETVLSGDFFLEPDEALGALTEVLQDLPVDIGLDELTSRLTAASEGAVLLGFAPHDIALTVLRALGRASSWFDHDFELIETGPLEPNLQLALDEVLGRQVAQGRRKPALRIWDWASNAVIIGSYQSVRNEVDLDGARRHDVTVVRRSSGGGAMFVEPGNTITYSLYVPETLVAGLSFQESYAFLDAWVLRGYQGLGVDAFYSGLNDIASPQGKIGGSAQKRIPGGVIHHATMAYDMDADKMLEVLRIGREKLSDKGTKSAGKRVDPVRSQTGMTREAVVAALLAEFEGSYGLTRVALDEATRAEAEALVRTKYATAEWLHRVP, translated from the coding sequence GTGCACGGCGAGTTCAAGGTCCCCGGCGGCAAGCTGGTCGTCATCGACGGCGAGGTGGAGGACGGGCGGCTGCGCGAGACCGTGCTGTCGGGCGACTTCTTCCTCGAGCCGGACGAGGCCCTCGGGGCGCTGACCGAGGTGCTGCAGGACCTGCCGGTCGACATCGGGCTCGACGAGCTGACCTCCCGACTGACAGCGGCAAGCGAGGGTGCGGTGCTGCTCGGGTTCGCGCCGCACGACATCGCCCTGACGGTGCTGCGTGCGCTGGGCCGCGCGAGCTCCTGGTTCGACCACGACTTCGAGCTGATCGAGACCGGCCCCCTGGAGCCCAACCTGCAACTGGCCCTCGACGAGGTGCTCGGCCGCCAGGTGGCGCAGGGGCGTCGCAAGCCGGCGCTGCGGATCTGGGACTGGGCCTCTAACGCGGTGATCATCGGGTCCTACCAGTCGGTCCGCAACGAGGTCGACCTCGACGGAGCCCGGCGCCACGACGTGACGGTCGTACGGCGTTCCTCCGGTGGGGGCGCCATGTTCGTCGAGCCCGGCAACACCATCACCTACTCGTTGTACGTGCCCGAGACGCTGGTCGCCGGCCTCAGCTTCCAGGAGTCCTATGCGTTCCTGGACGCGTGGGTGCTGCGGGGCTACCAGGGCCTCGGCGTCGATGCCTTCTACTCCGGGCTCAACGACATCGCCTCGCCGCAGGGCAAGATCGGTGGCTCGGCCCAGAAGCGGATCCCGGGCGGCGTGATCCACCACGCGACGATGGCCTACGACATGGACGCCGACAAGATGCTCGAGGTGCTGCGGATCGGTCGCGAGAAGCTCTCCGACAAGGGCACCAAGAGCGCCGGCAAGCGGGTCGACCCGGTGCGATCGCAGACCGGCATGACCCGGGAGGCGGTGGTTGCGGCGCTGCTGGCGGAGTTCGAGGGCAGCTACGGTCTGACCCGGGTCGCGCTGGACGAGGCCACCCGCGCCGAGGCCGAGGCGCTGGTCCGCACGAAGTATGCGACCGCTGAGTGGTTGCACCGCGTGCCCTGA
- a CDS encoding protein-L-isoaspartate O-methyltransferase family protein: protein MERAVVEGIPGVMDRVDAAFAAVPRAGFLPRAERARAGDDAPLPIGHRQTNSQPRTVAAMLRLLEVVAGQRVLDVGAGSGWTTALLAHLTGPEGEVVGVELEPDLVRWGGANLAATGRRWATIRLARKGELGVPERAPYDRILVSADAGELPRALLDQLADPGRLVIPVAGTMTLVVREQAYDAVSHHGSYRFVPLR, encoded by the coding sequence GTGGAGCGCGCCGTCGTCGAGGGGATACCGGGAGTCATGGACCGGGTCGACGCGGCGTTCGCCGCCGTTCCCCGCGCGGGCTTCCTGCCGCGGGCCGAACGCGCCCGCGCGGGGGACGACGCCCCGCTGCCGATCGGCCATCGACAGACCAACTCCCAGCCCCGCACGGTCGCGGCGATGCTGCGCCTGCTCGAGGTCGTGGCCGGTCAGCGGGTGCTCGACGTCGGCGCCGGCTCCGGCTGGACGACGGCCCTGCTCGCGCACCTGACCGGGCCGGAGGGGGAGGTGGTCGGCGTCGAGCTCGAGCCCGACCTGGTCCGCTGGGGCGGAGCCAACCTCGCGGCGACGGGTCGGCGGTGGGCGACGATCCGGCTGGCGAGGAAGGGCGAGCTGGGCGTACCCGAGCGAGCGCCGTACGACCGGATCCTGGTCTCGGCCGACGCTGGCGAGCTGCCGCGGGCCCTGCTCGACCAGCTGGCCGACCCCGGCCGGCTCGTGATCCCGGTGGCGGGCACAATGACGCTGGTCGTCCGCGAGCAGGCGTACGACGCCGTCAGCCACCACGGCAGCTACCGCTTCGTTCCGCTGCGCTGA
- a CDS encoding NAD-dependent epimerase/dehydratase family protein produces the protein MKILLTGGTGYIGSRVLQRLSAAGHDVTAIVRSEESAARLDPAAGAHPLVADLFDDQLLTGVFGDHDAVIHTAAGSDADDEAMNTAVIEAAERAFSGSGKHLILTGGIWTYGSSPTVDEQTPPAPPQVTAWRLAGESAVLAGDYHGNVIQPAIVYGYGTGLPSLVVAAAQNGTSIGEGTQHWTTVHVDDLADLYLLVLEKAPAHEAYVAASGDNPTTLELARAVNAEAGPGTAEAAIEQVGPLLAEALLLDQQADAAKAKALGWRPQRPTLTKLLAAGYPEDR, from the coding sequence ATGAAGATCCTCCTGACCGGTGGAACCGGCTACATCGGCTCGCGCGTCCTGCAGCGGCTCTCCGCCGCGGGACACGACGTGACGGCGATCGTCCGCTCCGAGGAGTCGGCCGCGCGCCTGGACCCGGCGGCGGGAGCGCACCCGCTCGTCGCCGACCTCTTCGACGACCAGCTGCTCACCGGCGTCTTCGGCGACCACGACGCGGTGATCCATACCGCCGCTGGCAGCGACGCCGACGACGAAGCGATGAACACGGCTGTCATCGAGGCGGCCGAGCGCGCCTTCTCGGGCAGCGGCAAGCACCTGATCCTCACCGGCGGCATCTGGACCTACGGCTCCTCGCCCACCGTCGACGAGCAGACGCCGCCCGCTCCCCCGCAGGTCACCGCCTGGCGCCTCGCGGGCGAGAGCGCCGTGCTCGCCGGCGACTACCACGGCAACGTCATCCAACCCGCCATCGTCTACGGCTACGGCACCGGCCTGCCGAGCCTGGTCGTCGCCGCGGCCCAGAACGGCACCAGCATCGGCGAGGGGACGCAGCACTGGACGACCGTCCACGTCGACGACCTGGCCGACCTCTACCTGCTGGTGCTGGAGAAGGCGCCGGCGCACGAGGCGTACGTCGCGGCGTCCGGCGACAACCCGACCACCCTCGAGCTGGCTCGGGCCGTCAACGCCGAGGCCGGGCCCGGCACTGCCGAGGCCGCCATCGAGCAGGTCGGGCCGCTGCTGGCCGAAGCTCTGCTGCTCGACCAGCAGGCCGACGCCGCCAAGGCGAAGGCGCTGGGGTGGCGGCCGCAGCGGCCCACCCTGACAAAGCTGCTGGCCGCTGGCTACCCCGAGGACCGCTGA
- a CDS encoding MFS transporter, with amino-acid sequence MSERTRRFGFWLASAAILVFSAAVAAPSPVYPLYQAKWGLSPAVMTGIFGIYVAGLLVGLLTAGSLSDHVGRRPVILPAVTILIAALLVLGTAGDPTAVWIGRVLEGVAMSLVVGSLGATLLDLAPPGNLRLAATFNGSLWPLGLAAGAVLGGALVEFAPDPSRLVFFVLAIVTLLLLVALWFLPTSAVRRPGALASLRPTITMPAKVRGVFLAVLGCLLAAWALGGLYLGLGASVVATVFHIHAALAAGLAMAAVTGVGAVTGILVQRRDAVQVMIGGSTALVLGPALMIVAVATETSWLFFVASVISGTGFGAGFQGGLRLVLAEVEEDDRAGVLSSVYVVCYCAFCLPALAAGFLTPSLGLREVVLGYAVLVIVMAAAALLIQLFKRSARVAEIAAEGDERAQEQQTPAGV; translated from the coding sequence GTGAGCGAGCGGACACGTAGGTTCGGCTTCTGGTTGGCGTCGGCGGCGATCCTGGTCTTCAGCGCCGCGGTGGCCGCCCCGTCACCCGTCTACCCCCTCTATCAGGCGAAGTGGGGGCTGTCTCCCGCGGTGATGACGGGGATCTTCGGGATCTACGTGGCCGGTCTGCTGGTCGGCCTCCTCACGGCGGGGTCGCTGTCGGACCATGTCGGTCGCCGTCCGGTGATCCTTCCGGCCGTGACGATCCTGATCGCGGCCCTGCTCGTCCTCGGTACGGCGGGCGATCCCACGGCGGTGTGGATCGGGCGGGTACTGGAGGGCGTGGCGATGTCGCTGGTCGTGGGATCGCTCGGGGCGACGCTGCTCGACCTCGCCCCTCCGGGCAACCTCCGACTCGCGGCCACGTTCAACGGGTCGCTGTGGCCGCTCGGGCTCGCGGCCGGCGCCGTCCTGGGCGGGGCGCTGGTGGAGTTCGCGCCCGACCCGTCGCGGCTGGTGTTCTTCGTCCTCGCGATCGTGACGCTGCTACTCCTGGTCGCACTCTGGTTCCTGCCCACCTCGGCCGTGCGACGGCCGGGCGCGCTGGCCTCGCTGCGCCCGACGATCACCATGCCGGCCAAGGTCCGCGGCGTCTTCCTCGCCGTCCTCGGCTGCCTGCTGGCCGCCTGGGCGCTGGGTGGTCTCTACCTCGGTCTGGGTGCGAGCGTCGTCGCGACCGTCTTCCACATCCATGCGGCGCTCGCCGCCGGCCTGGCGATGGCGGCCGTCACCGGCGTCGGTGCGGTCACCGGCATCCTCGTCCAGCGTCGCGATGCCGTCCAGGTGATGATCGGGGGCAGCACCGCGCTGGTGCTCGGCCCGGCGTTGATGATCGTCGCTGTCGCCACCGAGACCTCGTGGTTGTTCTTCGTCGCCAGCGTCATCAGCGGCACCGGCTTCGGTGCCGGCTTCCAGGGAGGGCTGCGCCTGGTGCTGGCCGAGGTGGAGGAGGACGATCGCGCCGGCGTGCTCTCCAGCGTGTACGTCGTGTGCTACTGCGCCTTCTGCCTGCCGGCCCTGGCGGCCGGGTTCCTCACGCCGTCCCTCGGGCTGCGGGAGGTGGTGCTCGGCTACGCGGTGCTGGTGATCGTGATGGCCGCTGCAGCCCTGCTGATCCAGCTGTTCAAGCGCTCGGCGCGGGTCGCCGAGATCGCCGCCGAGGGTGATGAGAGGGCGCAGGAGCAGCAGACCCCGGCAGGGGTGTGA
- a CDS encoding MarR family winged helix-turn-helix transcriptional regulator translates to MFADKHFHLMRVLLHEYTAQWNAIAPGLTKPQYAVLTALAQRPGMTQGALAEAAGMTKTALAELLVRLEERGVVERRVSPDDTRCRLVSLTPTGADLVAAARPLCERLDAAFLAPLDAAEQATLLDLLQRIRPPV, encoded by the coding sequence ATGTTCGCCGACAAGCACTTCCACCTCATGCGGGTGCTGCTGCACGAGTACACGGCGCAGTGGAACGCGATCGCCCCCGGCCTGACCAAGCCCCAGTACGCCGTCCTGACGGCCCTGGCCCAGCGGCCCGGCATGACGCAGGGAGCGCTCGCCGAAGCCGCCGGGATGACCAAGACGGCGCTCGCCGAGCTGTTGGTCCGGCTCGAGGAGCGCGGCGTCGTCGAGCGCCGCGTCTCCCCCGACGACACGCGCTGCCGGCTCGTCTCGCTGACGCCGACCGGTGCCGACCTGGTGGCCGCCGCACGACCGCTGTGCGAGCGGCTCGACGCCGCGTTCCTGGCTCCCCTCGATGCTGCCGAGCAGGCCACCCTGCTCGACCTGCTGCAGCGGATCCGCCCGCCGGTCTGA
- a CDS encoding cytochrome b/b6 domain-containing protein, with protein sequence MSEGADLPRFATAERVVHAAVAVLMFACLVTAAILYNGSLMLLVGHRHLVETVHVWSGLALPVPMLLGLASAAYRLDLRRLDRFTADDRRWLRSRSRRDGAIRVGKFNAGQKLNAWLVAGATGVLLGTGTLMYWTGLVRLSWRSGATFVHDWSAIAIGLLVIGHLVFAFRDPEARRGMRTGRVSARWARAQHAAWVEELAVERAAERGDTGVDGRRTPS encoded by the coding sequence ATGAGTGAGGGTGCCGACCTTCCCCGCTTCGCGACGGCCGAGCGGGTGGTGCACGCGGCGGTCGCCGTCCTGATGTTCGCCTGCCTGGTCACCGCGGCGATCCTCTACAACGGCTCGCTGATGCTGCTGGTCGGCCACCGCCACCTCGTCGAGACGGTGCACGTCTGGAGCGGTCTGGCCCTGCCGGTGCCGATGCTGCTCGGACTCGCCTCGGCCGCCTACCGGCTCGACCTGCGGCGACTCGACCGGTTCACCGCCGACGACCGGCGCTGGCTGCGGAGCCGGTCACGCCGCGACGGCGCGATCCGGGTCGGGAAGTTCAACGCCGGGCAGAAGCTCAACGCCTGGCTGGTCGCCGGTGCCACCGGGGTCCTGCTCGGCACCGGGACGCTCATGTACTGGACAGGCCTCGTCCGCCTGTCGTGGCGCTCGGGGGCGACCTTCGTGCACGACTGGTCGGCGATCGCGATCGGCCTGCTCGTGATCGGGCACCTCGTGTTCGCGTTCCGCGACCCCGAGGCCCGGCGAGGCATGCGGACCGGTCGCGTCTCGGCGCGCTGGGCCCGAGCCCAGCATGCTGCCTGGGTCGAGGAGCTCGCCGTCGAGCGTGCTGCCGAGCGCGGTGACACCGGGGTCGATGGTCGCCGTACGCCGTCGTGA
- a CDS encoding molybdopterin-dependent oxidoreductase, with amino-acid sequence MARQVPEGRPIGRRVVLGLLGLGAVGVVTGSRIQAGLSAVLGPVQLRDPTGLTALFPLGDTWRYYSVTGEVAPRDAATYTLEISGLVAHPRTYSLSDLQALPQTAFTDTFQCVTGWYVPDVHWSGVRVVDLLRAAAPRGDAVGVRFGSFDGTYSVNMTLAQARRNDVIVALRMDGKPVTHAHGGPARIYSGSMYGYKSTKWLSSIEVTPDNRPGYWEDRGYPLNGIIDE; translated from the coding sequence GTGGCGCGACAGGTCCCTGAGGGGCGGCCGATCGGCCGCCGCGTCGTTCTCGGCCTTCTCGGGCTGGGAGCGGTGGGGGTCGTCACCGGCAGCAGGATCCAGGCCGGGCTGAGCGCCGTGCTCGGGCCGGTGCAGCTGCGCGATCCGACCGGCCTCACCGCGCTCTTCCCGCTGGGCGACACCTGGCGCTACTACTCGGTCACCGGTGAGGTGGCGCCACGCGACGCGGCGACGTACACGCTGGAGATCTCCGGCCTGGTGGCGCACCCGCGGACCTACTCGCTGAGCGATCTGCAGGCGCTGCCGCAGACGGCCTTCACCGACACCTTCCAGTGCGTGACCGGCTGGTACGTGCCCGACGTCCACTGGTCAGGCGTGCGGGTGGTCGACCTGCTGCGGGCGGCGGCGCCCCGGGGCGACGCCGTCGGCGTACGGTTCGGCTCGTTCGACGGCACGTACTCGGTGAACATGACCCTGGCGCAGGCCCGCAGGAACGATGTCATCGTCGCGCTGAGGATGGACGGGAAGCCGGTCACCCACGCCCACGGCGGACCGGCTCGGATCTACTCCGGCTCGATGTACGGCTACAAGAGCACCAAGTGGCTCTCCAGCATCGAGGTGACGCCGGACAACCGTCCCGGCTACTGGGAGGACCGCGGCTACCCGTTGAACGGCATCATCGATGAGTGA
- a CDS encoding cytochrome ubiquinol oxidase subunit I, whose protein sequence is MLALIAQPAGLLPAREQMALSLGWHIILAAFGVAFPAMIFVVHRRGLKGDAVALRLAKRWGKVAAVLFAIGAVSGTVLSFEMGLLWPGLMGRFGDVLGLPFAFEGLSFFIEAIFLGIYLYGWDRLPPRVHLWCLAPMMAAGVFGTYCVISVNAWMNMPSGFTLTSSGAVTDVHPWRAMFNGHAFLQFAHMWVGAYMLVGFTVAAVYAAGMLRGRRDAHHRLGLSVPLAFASVAAVIQPIIGHILGMALGTIEPTKLAAFELATSTEQPAPLRIGGLLIHGQARGYLAIPRWGSFIARGSFNKPVVGLDRFPADDLPPVNTTHVAFQSMVGIGSLLAVAVVVYWAARWRGHDLAVHRWALGCLVLSGPLAILALESGWVATEVGRQPWTVYGVLRTTQAAGDNPGLWWVFSGVAIVYLGMTVGAFVVLRSMARRWRAGEEDLPSPYGPAPEEEAATR, encoded by the coding sequence ATGCTCGCACTGATCGCTCAGCCCGCCGGCCTGTTGCCGGCCCGGGAGCAGATGGCGCTCTCGCTGGGATGGCACATCATCCTGGCGGCGTTCGGCGTCGCGTTCCCCGCGATGATCTTCGTGGTGCACCGCCGTGGCCTGAAGGGCGATGCGGTGGCGCTGCGGCTGGCGAAGCGCTGGGGCAAGGTGGCGGCGGTGCTGTTCGCGATCGGGGCGGTCTCCGGCACGGTGCTGAGCTTCGAGATGGGCCTGCTGTGGCCCGGCCTGATGGGTCGGTTCGGCGATGTGCTCGGGCTGCCGTTCGCCTTCGAGGGCCTCTCCTTCTTCATCGAGGCGATCTTCCTCGGCATCTATCTCTACGGCTGGGACCGGCTCCCGCCCCGGGTGCACCTGTGGTGTCTGGCGCCGATGATGGCGGCAGGGGTGTTCGGCACCTACTGCGTCATCAGCGTGAACGCGTGGATGAACATGCCGTCCGGCTTCACGCTCACCTCGTCCGGGGCGGTGACGGACGTCCACCCGTGGCGGGCGATGTTCAACGGGCACGCGTTCCTGCAGTTCGCGCACATGTGGGTGGGCGCCTACATGCTGGTGGGCTTCACCGTCGCCGCTGTCTACGCCGCCGGCATGCTGCGGGGTCGCCGCGACGCCCACCATCGGCTCGGCCTGAGCGTGCCGCTGGCGTTCGCCTCGGTGGCAGCGGTGATCCAGCCGATCATCGGGCACATCCTCGGCATGGCGCTCGGCACGATCGAGCCGACCAAGCTCGCCGCGTTCGAGCTGGCCACCAGCACGGAGCAGCCCGCGCCGCTTCGCATCGGCGGACTGTTGATCCACGGGCAGGCACGCGGTTACCTCGCCATCCCGCGCTGGGGCTCCTTCATCGCCCGCGGGTCCTTCAACAAGCCGGTGGTCGGGCTGGACCGCTTCCCCGCCGACGACCTGCCGCCGGTCAACACCACCCACGTCGCCTTCCAGTCGATGGTCGGCATCGGCTCCCTGCTGGCGGTGGCGGTCGTCGTCTACTGGGCCGCGCGATGGCGTGGTCACGACCTCGCCGTGCACCGATGGGCGCTGGGCTGCCTCGTCCTGTCCGGCCCCCTCGCGATCCTCGCGCTGGAGTCGGGCTGGGTCGCCACCGAGGTGGGCCGACAGCCCTGGACGGTGTACGGCGTCCTACGCACCACCCAGGCCGCCGGCGACAACCCCGGCCTGTGGTGGGTCTTCTCCGGGGTCGCGATCGTCTACCTCGGCATGACGGTGGGCGCCTTCGTGGTGCTCCGCTCGATGGCACGTCGCTGGCGGGCCGGCGAGGAGGACCTGCCCAGCCCCTACGGGCCCGCACCCGAGGAGGAGGCTGCCACCCGATGA